A window of Bacillota bacterium contains these coding sequences:
- a CDS encoding transcriptional coactivator p15/PC4 family protein, with translation MSETVGGVVVRAHGGSLPGGAAPRCSSACAASCPAPGEALEMGMEVGAVPRLEDLAREREEEPARARGEWVAEEVGAIAKNKREAIVVRLVSRDGRRFVDVREFYWARDAGEYRPSKQGVALDVSLLPELLALLEEAGRKAGA, from the coding sequence GTGTCTGAGACAGTGGGCGGCGTGGTGGTGCGTGCTCATGGCGGGTCGCTTCCCGGGGGAGCGGCCCCGCGCTGTTCATCGGCCTGCGCGGCCAGTTGCCCGGCGCCTGGCGAGGCGCTGGAGATGGGAATGGAGGTGGGAGCGGTGCCGCGTCTGGAGGATCTTGCTCGCGAGCGGGAAGAGGAGCCCGCCCGGGCGCGGGGGGAGTGGGTGGCTGAAGAGGTTGGTGCGATTGCCAAAAACAAGCGCGAGGCTATCGTGGTTCGCCTGGTCTCGCGCGATGGCCGCCGGTTTGTGGATGTGCGCGAGTTCTACTGGGCGCGCGACGCCGGAGAGTACCGGCCCAGCAAGCAGGGAGTTGCGCTGGACGTGAGCTTGTTGCCCGAACTGCTTGCCCTGCTGGAGGAGGCGGGGCGCAAGGCGGGTGCGTAG